One Spinacia oleracea cultivar Varoflay chromosome 4, BTI_SOV_V1, whole genome shotgun sequence DNA segment encodes these proteins:
- the LOC110783796 gene encoding carbonic anhydrase, chloroplastic-like isoform X1, with product MIAGLEKYVMTKLFTRVFASFPDDVKTDEQLSEKIALVQQFIRPENLDIMPTFQNESSWLFTVIACADSRVFPPNILGIQPGDAFTMRNVANLVLPFETGPPETKAALEFSVNTLQVVNDLVNQAGQNLRIREDHQVYTPRNAPYASEEIDVVREQWAKFFTNKYLLLA from the exons ATGATTGCA GGACTGGAGAAGTATGTCATGACAAAATTATTTACTCGCGTTTTCGCTTCATTTCCTGATGATGTAAAGACTGATGAACAGCTTTCTGAAAAGATTGCTTTAGTTCAGCAATTCATCCGCCCAGAAAATCTGGATATCATGCCAACCTTTCAAAATGAGTCATCGTGGCTG TTTACAGTGATTGCCTGTGCAGATTCTAGAGTTTTCCCTCCTAACATTCTTGGAATTCAACCTGGAGATGCTTTCACTATGCGCAATGTGGCAAATCTGGTGCTTCCTTTTGAG ACTGGGCCCCCAGAGACAAAAGCCGCGCTTGAATTTTCGGTTAATACTCTTCAG GTTGTAAATGACTTAGTGAATCAAGCCGGACAAAATCTAAGAATCAGAGAAGACCATCAG gtatatactccgaggaatgcgccttatgctagtgaggaaattgatgtggttcgtgagcaatgggctaagttttttaccaacaagtatttgttattggcctga
- the LOC110783796 gene encoding beta carbonic anhydrase 5, chloroplastic-like isoform X3, with the protein MIAGLEKYVMTKLFTRVFASFPDDVKTDEQLSEKIALVQQFIRPENLDIMPTFQNESSWLFTVIACADSRVFPPNILGIQPGDAFTMRNVANLVLPFETGPPETKAALEFSVNTLQVYTPRNAPYASEEIDVVREQWAKFFTNKYLLLA; encoded by the exons ATGATTGCA GGACTGGAGAAGTATGTCATGACAAAATTATTTACTCGCGTTTTCGCTTCATTTCCTGATGATGTAAAGACTGATGAACAGCTTTCTGAAAAGATTGCTTTAGTTCAGCAATTCATCCGCCCAGAAAATCTGGATATCATGCCAACCTTTCAAAATGAGTCATCGTGGCTG TTTACAGTGATTGCCTGTGCAGATTCTAGAGTTTTCCCTCCTAACATTCTTGGAATTCAACCTGGAGATGCTTTCACTATGCGCAATGTGGCAAATCTGGTGCTTCCTTTTGAG ACTGGGCCCCCAGAGACAAAAGCCGCGCTTGAATTTTCGGTTAATACTCTTCAG gtatatactccgaggaatgcgccttatgctagtgaggaaattgatgtggttcgtgagcaatgggctaagttttttaccaacaagtatttgttattggcctga
- the LOC110783796 gene encoding beta carbonic anhydrase 5, chloroplastic-like isoform X2, whose product MTKLFTRVFASFPDDVKTDEQLSEKIALVQQFIRPENLDIMPTFQNESSWLFTVIACADSRVFPPNILGIQPGDAFTMRNVANLVLPFETGPPETKAALEFSVNTLQVVNDLVNQAGQNLRIREDHQVYTPRNAPYASEEIDVVREQWAKFFTNKYLLLA is encoded by the exons ATGACAAAATTATTTACTCGCGTTTTCGCTTCATTTCCTGATGATGTAAAGACTGATGAACAGCTTTCTGAAAAGATTGCTTTAGTTCAGCAATTCATCCGCCCAGAAAATCTGGATATCATGCCAACCTTTCAAAATGAGTCATCGTGGCTG TTTACAGTGATTGCCTGTGCAGATTCTAGAGTTTTCCCTCCTAACATTCTTGGAATTCAACCTGGAGATGCTTTCACTATGCGCAATGTGGCAAATCTGGTGCTTCCTTTTGAG ACTGGGCCCCCAGAGACAAAAGCCGCGCTTGAATTTTCGGTTAATACTCTTCAG GTTGTAAATGACTTAGTGAATCAAGCCGGACAAAATCTAAGAATCAGAGAAGACCATCAG gtatatactccgaggaatgcgccttatgctagtgaggaaattgatgtggttcgtgagcaatgggctaagttttttaccaacaagtatttgttattggcctga